The following are encoded together in the Chaetodon auriga isolate fChaAug3 chromosome 4, fChaAug3.hap1, whole genome shotgun sequence genome:
- the mcoln1a gene encoding mucolipin-1a codes for MATTGHQGSSEREGLSCPVTRYGSTDSSGEHDQSNNHGHNHNNHRFPTATAGHWVGADHEEEAIRRKLKYFFMSPCDKYHAKGRKPYKLILQLLKIIIVTAQLVLFGLSNQVVVTFKEENTMTFKHLFLKDYDESSDDSFAVYTQSDVYDHIFYAVEQYLALPDTTVGRYAYVYGVGVNGSALSLCQQYYKKGSIDPANDTFSIDPHIITDCVGVDPLSVSPAPLTSSYKNFTLKFHKFINVTIEFQLKAINIQTIINNEIPDCYTFYITIVLDNKAHSGKVKIRLENQATIKECKDPSVSGHAENYTRVAFDVAVALVCVLSLLLCGRSILRGIMLQQEFVQFFKETLDRKVCWADRLEFINGWYILLIISDLLTITGTIIKIGIESKNMSSYDLCGILLGTSTLLVWVGVIRYLTFFQKYNILIVTLRAAFPNVIRFCCCVAVIYLGYCFCGWIVLGPYHVKFRSLSMVSECLFSLINGDDMFVTFSEMQESSTLVWLFSQVYLYTFISLFIYMVLSLFIALITGAYETIKHQTQEPIHITDLHAFIAECTDAPSSGKFRGLETSPCSFFCCCDRTTTYEDVLLVN; via the exons ATGGCGACGACGGGACACCAGGGCTCCTCAG aaCGAGAAGGCCTGTCCTGCCCGGTGACTCGCTACGgctccacagacagcagcggGGAGCATGACCAGAGTAACAATCATGGTCATAACCACAACAACCATCGGTTTCCCACAGCGACGGCAGGTCATTGGGTCGGGGCTGATCATGAAGAGGAGGCCATTCGCAGGAAGCTGAAATACTTCTTCATGAGCCCTTGTGATAAATATCACGCCAAGGGCCGCAAGCCTTATAAGCTGATCCTACAGCTGCTCAAGATCATTATTGTCACCGCTCAG TTAGTGCTGTTTGGCCTCAGTAACCAGGTGGTGGTGACCTTCAAGGAGGAGAATACTATGACCTTCAAGCACCTGTTTCTGAAAGACTACGACGAGTCCTCAGATGACTCCTTTGCTGTTTACACGCAGAGTGATGTCTACGACCACATTTTCTACGCCGTGGAACAG TATCTGGCCTTACCAGACACCACAGTGGGACGCTATGCGTACGTCTATGGTGTTGGTGTGAATGGCAGCGCGCTCTCCCTCTGCCAGCAGTACTACAAGAAGGGAAGCATTGACCCAGCCAATGACACCTTCAGCATAGACCCTCACATCATCACAG ACTGTGTAGGTGTGGAcccgctgtctgtctctccagctccGCTCACCAGCAGCTACAAGAACTTTACACTCAAGTTCCACAA GTTCATTAATGTCACCATAGAGTTCCAGCTAAAGGCGATCAATATACAGACCATCATCAACAACGAGATCCCAGACTGCTACACGTTTTACATAACG ATAGTCCTGGACAACAAAGCCCACAGCGGGAAGGTGAAGATCCGGTTAGAAAACCAGGCAACCATAAAGGAGTGTAAGGACCCGAGCGTCTCTGGACACG CTGAGAACTACACACGTGTAGCGTTTGATGTGGCCGTGGCTCTGGTGTGcgtgctgtcactgctgctgtgtggacgCTCCATACTGCGAGGCATCATGCTCCAACAG GAGTTTGTGCAGTTCTTTAAGGAAACTCTGGACCGTAAAGTGTGCTGGGCTGACCGGCTCGAGTTCATTAACGGCTGGTATATCCTCCTTATCATCAGCGACCTCCTCACCATCACTGGCACCATCATCAAAATCGGCATCGAGTCGAAG AATATGTCCTCGTATGACTTGTGTGGCATCCTGTTGGGAACCTCCACACTCTTAGTGTGGGTTGGAGTAATTCGCTACCTCACATTCTTCCAAAAGTACAAT ATCCTGATTGTGACACTTCGAGCAGCGTTCCCTAATGTGATCCGCTTCTGCTGCTGCGTGGCCGTCATCTATCTGGGCTACTGCTTCTGCGGCTGGATCGTCCTTGGACCGTACCACGTCAag ttCCGCTCTCTGTCCATGGTGTCAGAGTGCCTATTCTCCCTCATTAATGGGGACGACATGTTTGTGACGTTCTCAGAGATGCAGGAGAGCAGCACTCTGGTGTGGCTGTTCAGCCAAGTTTACTTGTACACCTTCATCTCCCTTTTCATCTACATGGTGCTCTCACTGTTCATTGCCCTCATCACAGGAGCCTACGAGACCATCAAG CATCAAACCCAAGAGCCCATCCACATCACAGACCTGCATGCCTTCATAGCAGAATGTACGGATGCACCGAGCTCTGGGAAGTTCAGGGGTCTGGAGACCTCGCCGTGctccttcttctgctgctgtgacag AACGACGACATATGAGGACGTCCTGCTGGTGAACTGA